The following proteins are co-located in the Solanum pennellii chromosome 8, SPENNV200 genome:
- the LOC107027652 gene encoding uncharacterized protein LOC107027652: protein MPPRRVYARSANARNANTVPPVEDHEGSRFCSDEPPEFLRSQIGEDPQNFIDEVKKTFKVTGNDRLDLASYQLQDVAHIWFTRWKENRGENATPMTWEYFIGAFLYKFFPREFREAKAHEFMNLRQGSMLVQEYELKFTQLFSPEVNFLPLRVDFSYDTSDGDCVGAFSSSYCWAGAELLHSPSC, encoded by the exons atgcctcctcgtagagtgTATGCAAGGAGTGCTAATGCCCGCAACGCTAACACAGTTCCTCCAGTCGAAGACCATGAG GGTTCGAGATTTTGTTCGGATGAACCACCTGAGTTTTTAAGGTCGCAAATTGGTGAAGACCCCCAAAACTTCATTGATGAGGTTAAGAAAACCTTTAAAGTGACAGGAAATGATAGATTAGATTTGGCATCCTACCAGCTTCAGGATGTGGCTCACATTTGGTTCACGCggtggaaggaaaataggggtgAGAATGCAACTCCTATGACTTGGGAGTATTTTATCGGAGCTTTTCTGTATAAATTCTTCCCAAGAGAGTTTAGGGAAGCTAAGGCACATGAATTCATGAATTTGAGACAAGGTTCAATGTTAGTCCAAGAGTATGAACTCAAGTTCACCCAGCTCTTCAG TCCTGAGGTGAATTTCCTTCCTCTTCGTGTTGATTTTTCTTATGATACTTCTGACGGAGACTGTGTTGGAGCTTTCTCCTCGTCATATTGCTGGGCTGGAGCTGAACTGCTACACTCTCCTTCTTGCTAa